From one Rhizobium rosettiformans genomic stretch:
- a CDS encoding trimethylamine methyltransferase family protein, which yields MDEITAEPGAGRRQRGEGRGAAARRASRSGGGAGPSMPYITRKIRTYEVLDEEGLELIERNADTVLEEIGIEFREDAEALELWRQAGADVRGERVHFPKGLCRELLKSAPSEFTWHARNPERSVRIGGNATVFAPVYGPPFVRDLDGNRRYATIEDFRNFVKLAYMAPSMHSSGGTVCEPVDIPVNKRHLDMIYSHIKYSDKPFMGSVTAPERAEDSVAMAKLVFGDEFVENNCVMLNLINANSPMVFDETMLGAAKVYARHGQASVISPFILSGAMSPVTVAGTLTQILAEVLAGASFTQLIRPGAPVLFGTFAASISMQSGAPTFGTPEPALVSYGAAQLARRMGLPFRTGGSLCASKVPDAQAAHESANTLNMTLLAGANFVLHAAGWLEGGLAACYEKFMIDQDQLGMMQKMAQGVDLTEDGQAMDAIREVGPGAHYLGCAHTQANFQTAFYRSALADNNSFEQWEIEGRKRIEDRANALCRSWLDAYEAPALDPSIDEALLAFIASRKNSMPDAFT from the coding sequence ATGGACGAGATCACGGCAGAACCGGGCGCAGGCCGCCGCCAACGCGGCGAAGGACGGGGGGCTGCGGCCCGCAGAGCATCGCGCAGCGGCGGCGGTGCCGGGCCATCCATGCCCTATATCACCCGCAAGATCCGCACCTATGAGGTGCTGGACGAAGAAGGCCTCGAGCTGATCGAGCGCAATGCCGATACGGTTCTCGAAGAGATCGGCATCGAATTCCGTGAAGACGCCGAAGCGCTGGAGCTCTGGAGACAGGCCGGCGCCGACGTGCGTGGGGAGCGGGTGCATTTCCCCAAGGGACTTTGCCGCGAACTGCTAAAGTCCGCTCCTTCCGAATTCACCTGGCATGCGCGTAATCCAGAGCGCAGCGTGCGGATCGGCGGCAATGCCACCGTCTTCGCACCGGTCTATGGCCCACCCTTCGTGCGCGACCTCGACGGAAACCGCCGCTATGCGACGATCGAGGATTTCCGCAATTTCGTGAAGCTCGCCTATATGGCGCCATCGATGCATTCGTCGGGGGGGACCGTCTGCGAACCGGTCGATATTCCGGTGAACAAGCGTCACCTCGACATGATCTACAGCCACATCAAATATTCCGACAAGCCTTTCATGGGCTCGGTGACCGCGCCGGAGCGGGCGGAAGATTCGGTTGCGATGGCCAAGCTCGTCTTCGGTGACGAGTTCGTCGAAAACAACTGCGTCATGCTGAACCTGATCAACGCCAACTCGCCGATGGTCTTCGACGAGACGATGCTCGGCGCGGCCAAGGTCTATGCCCGTCACGGTCAGGCTTCGGTCATCTCGCCCTTCATCCTCTCCGGTGCCATGAGCCCGGTCACGGTTGCGGGTACGCTCACGCAGATCCTGGCGGAAGTGCTGGCGGGTGCCTCGTTCACCCAGCTCATCCGTCCGGGTGCGCCGGTTCTTTTCGGCACATTCGCCGCTTCGATCTCGATGCAGTCGGGTGCGCCGACCTTCGGTACGCCGGAGCCGGCGCTGGTGTCCTATGGGGCCGCACAGCTCGCGCGACGCATGGGTCTGCCCTTCCGTACCGGCGGCTCGCTCTGTGCGTCTAAGGTTCCGGATGCGCAGGCAGCCCACGAGAGTGCGAATACGCTCAACATGACGCTGCTCGCCGGTGCGAACTTCGTCCTGCATGCTGCCGGCTGGCTCGAGGGCGGTCTTGCCGCCTGCTACGAGAAGTTCATGATCGACCAGGACCAGCTCGGCATGATGCAGAAGATGGCGCAAGGCGTCGATCTGACTGAAGATGGCCAGGCGATGGATGCTATTCGGGAAGTGGGTCCGGGTGCCCATTATCTCGGCTGCGCTCACACGCAGGCGAATTTCCAGACGGCTTTCTATCGCTCGGCACTCGCCGACAACAACTCCTTCGAGCAGTGGGAAATCGAAGGTCGCAAGCGGATCGAGGATCGTGCCAATGCGCTCTGCCGCTCGTGGCTGGACGCTTATGAAGCCCCGGCACTCGATCCTTCGATCGACGAGGCGCTGCTAGCCTTTATCGCCAGCCGCAAGAACTCGATGCCTGACGCCTTCACCTGA
- a CDS encoding corrinoid protein, which yields MAEDDIILSELSDEELVQQMHDDLYDGLKEEIEEATQILLERGWAPYDILTQALVEGMRIVGIDFRDGILFVPEVLLSANAMKSGMTILRPLLAATGAPKQGKMVIGTVKGDIHDIGKNLVGMMMEGAGFDVIDLGINNPVENYLEALEREKPDILGMSALLTTTMPYMKVVIDTMKEKGIRDDYVVLVGGAPLNEEFGKAVGADAYCRDAAVAVETAKEFISRKHNSMGARA from the coding sequence ATGGCCGAAGACGACATCATTCTTTCCGAACTCTCCGATGAAGAGCTCGTGCAGCAGATGCATGACGACCTTTATGACGGCCTCAAGGAAGAGATCGAGGAAGCGACACAGATTCTTCTCGAGCGCGGCTGGGCGCCCTATGACATCCTCACCCAGGCGCTCGTCGAAGGCATGCGCATCGTCGGCATCGACTTCCGCGACGGCATCCTCTTCGTGCCGGAAGTGCTGCTGTCCGCCAACGCCATGAAATCAGGCATGACGATCTTGCGCCCACTTCTCGCCGCCACCGGCGCCCCGAAGCAGGGCAAGATGGTGATCGGCACCGTCAAGGGCGACATCCACGACATCGGCAAGAACCTTGTCGGCATGATGATGGAAGGGGCCGGCTTCGATGTCATCGACCTCGGCATCAACAATCCGGTCGAAAACTATCTGGAAGCACTGGAGCGCGAGAAGCCGGACATTCTCGGCATGTCCGCACTTTTGACCACGACCATGCCCTATATGAAGGTCGTCATCGACACGATGAAGGAAAAGGGCATTCGCGACGATTACGTCGTGCTCGTCGGCGGTGCGCCGCTCAACGAGGAGTTCGGCAAGGCCGTCGGTGCCGATGCCTATTGCCGCGATGCGGCGGTGGCCGTCGAAACGGCAAAGGAATTCATCAGCCGCAAGCACAACAGCATGGGCGCCCGCGCCTGA
- a CDS encoding entericidin yields the protein MMSKKLTAGAALVLTVFALSSCGNTIRGVGQDAANTVNATQDAAGRVEGAAAR from the coding sequence ATGATGTCGAAAAAACTGACAGCCGGCGCAGCCCTCGTTCTTACCGTCTTCGCGCTCTCGTCGTGTGGCAACACGATCCGCGGTGTCGGCCAGGATGCCGCCAATACGGTCAACGCTACCCAGGATGCGGCTGGCCGCGTCGAGGGTGCAGCAGCCCGATAA
- a CDS encoding DUF1638 domain-containing protein, translated as MEQRGKSKKVHVIACGAIAREILAVKALNGLDHLTLECLPAIWHVWPERIAPALREKIAEARSAGHDNIFIGYAECGTQGEVDKICREEGIERLSGPHCYAFFTGTEKFLAECETEFTAFYLTDLITRQFEAFVIEPLKLDRHPELRDMVFGNYTKIVYLAQTEDAELQAKAKWAADYLKLDYEYRFTGYGDLQPELVAAALSAAPGA; from the coding sequence ATGGAACAACGCGGCAAATCAAAAAAGGTTCACGTGATTGCGTGCGGAGCGATCGCGCGTGAAATCCTGGCGGTGAAGGCGCTGAATGGCCTCGATCATCTGACGCTGGAATGCCTGCCGGCCATCTGGCATGTGTGGCCTGAACGGATCGCCCCGGCGCTGCGCGAAAAGATCGCGGAAGCCCGGTCAGCCGGCCATGACAACATCTTCATCGGCTATGCCGAATGCGGCACTCAAGGGGAGGTCGACAAGATCTGTCGCGAGGAGGGCATCGAGCGCCTGTCTGGCCCTCACTGTTATGCCTTCTTTACCGGCACCGAAAAATTCCTCGCCGAATGTGAGACTGAATTCACGGCCTTCTACCTCACGGACCTGATCACCCGGCAGTTCGAAGCCTTCGTCATCGAACCGTTGAAGCTAGATCGCCACCCCGAACTGCGCGACATGGTTTTCGGCAATTACACGAAGATCGTCTATCTCGCTCAGACGGAAGACGCCGAACTCCAGGCCAAGGCGAAATGGGCAGCCGACTATCTGAAGCTGGACTACGAATACCGCTTCACCGGCTATGGCGACTTGCAGCCGGAACTGGTTGCGGCAGCACTGAGCGCCGCACCGGGCGCCTGA
- a CDS encoding entericidin B signal peptide protein: protein MTVAFLRFAGAFAILVSVALGLSSCGNTIRGIGNDLGNAVDATQDAGRSVANSVR, encoded by the coding sequence ATGACTGTCGCTTTTCTTCGATTTGCGGGTGCCTTCGCTATATTGGTCAGTGTGGCGCTTGGCCTTTCCTCCTGCGGCAACACGATCCGTGGCATTGGCAATGACCTCGGCAATGCGGTCGACGCGACGCAGGATGCGGGGCGCAGCGTTGCCAATTCAGTGCGCTGA
- a CDS encoding exopolysaccharide biosynthesis protein, whose protein sequence is MTDRAETWVAGLATAREHNAPENLSDLLVRLARTTDRKVTIRDIAIALQDRSFGAFLLVFALPNLVPMPPGATFILGLPLIFVAWQMMASPGGRVFFPRVVSDYGVEPQTFEAIVRRLVPWMRWAEKLVVPRFWLFESRFAERLIGVFALILAIVVFLPIPLGNWPPAFALAVLGFAHSQRDGLGVVAGCAIGVLSLAVAGFVVYTAVAVVSLVI, encoded by the coding sequence ATGACCGACAGGGCGGAAACATGGGTGGCAGGTCTTGCCACCGCGCGTGAACACAATGCTCCCGAAAACCTTTCGGATCTTCTGGTCCGGCTGGCCCGCACGACGGACCGCAAGGTGACGATCCGCGACATCGCGATCGCGCTGCAGGACCGCTCCTTCGGCGCCTTCCTGCTGGTCTTCGCGCTTCCCAATCTGGTGCCGATGCCGCCGGGTGCCACCTTCATCCTCGGGCTACCCTTGATCTTTGTCGCCTGGCAGATGATGGCCTCTCCGGGCGGGCGTGTGTTCTTTCCACGTGTCGTGAGCGATTACGGCGTCGAGCCGCAGACCTTCGAGGCGATCGTCAGGCGTCTCGTACCCTGGATGCGCTGGGCCGAAAAGCTGGTCGTCCCACGCTTCTGGCTGTTCGAGAGCCGCTTCGCCGAACGGCTTATCGGCGTGTTCGCACTGATCCTCGCCATTGTCGTCTTCCTGCCGATCCCGCTCGGCAACTGGCCGCCGGCCTTTGCTCTTGCAGTCCTCGGCTTTGCCCATTCCCAGCGTGACGGTCTCGGCGTCGTCGCCGGCTGTGCGATTGGCGTGCTCTCGCTCGCGGTTGCCGGCTTTGTCGTCTATACCGCCGTGGCCGTCGTCTCGCTCGTGATCTGA
- a CDS encoding formyl transferase, whose protein sequence is MINATEQPDRRVVVMTAGGLNPTLVVQHLAKAGMDVHVLLENPEGKGEITRRRARKLGWIAALGQLGTMIAARFLRRLADRRVSELLAEHDLDRTLPDTVPIHPVTSINTAETAALVEQLKPGAILLVSTRLMSARQLAAMPCPVINLHAGINPNYRGQMGGYWSLRENDPENFGATLHLVDAGTDTGGTLYEVRTTPAPADFISTYPLLLTLAALDITRQSIDDALSGRLAPIEPQGPSVLRFPPTLWSWIWCGVTRRIW, encoded by the coding sequence ATGATCAACGCAACCGAACAACCAGACCGCCGCGTGGTCGTCATGACCGCAGGCGGCCTCAACCCCACCCTCGTCGTCCAGCATCTCGCCAAGGCCGGCATGGATGTCCATGTTCTCCTCGAAAACCCGGAGGGTAAGGGCGAGATCACCCGCCGTCGGGCAAGAAAGCTCGGCTGGATCGCAGCACTCGGTCAGCTCGGCACGATGATCGCTGCCCGCTTTCTTCGCCGCCTTGCGGACCGCCGCGTCTCGGAACTGCTGGCCGAACATGATCTCGACCGCACACTGCCCGACACTGTCCCGATCCATCCGGTCACCTCGATCAATACCGCGGAGACAGCAGCTCTCGTCGAGCAGTTGAAGCCCGGCGCCATCCTGCTCGTATCAACCCGCCTGATGTCGGCGCGTCAGCTCGCAGCCATGCCCTGCCCGGTCATCAACTTGCATGCCGGCATCAATCCGAACTATCGCGGCCAGATGGGCGGCTACTGGTCACTGCGTGAAAACGACCCGGAAAACTTCGGCGCTACGCTGCATCTCGTTGATGCAGGTACGGATACCGGCGGCACGCTCTACGAGGTCCGCACGACACCAGCGCCCGCAGACTTCATCTCCACCTATCCGCTGCTGCTGACTCTTGCTGCTCTGGACATCACCCGCCAATCGATCGACGACGCGCTCAGCGGCCGCCTCGCCCCCATCGAGCCGCAAGGTCCCTCCGTCCTCCGCTTCCCGCCGACACTCTGGTCGTGGATCTGGTGCGGCGTGACACGCCGGATCTGGTAA
- a CDS encoding virulence factor, with the protein MADKIVVYWRDIPAQVIVKQGRKSAKRELSLRFTEAIDMAAMRTGAAETDAYLADWRKADPVPVGDDLEAEAETAAAEIEAAYDKARLVALVHAGGRDNG; encoded by the coding sequence ATGGCAGACAAGATCGTCGTTTACTGGCGGGATATTCCGGCTCAGGTGATCGTCAAGCAGGGTCGCAAATCGGCCAAGCGTGAGCTCTCCCTGCGTTTCACCGAGGCGATCGATATGGCGGCGATGCGCACAGGCGCTGCTGAAACCGACGCCTACCTCGCCGACTGGCGCAAGGCTGATCCGGTGCCGGTCGGGGATGATCTCGAGGCCGAGGCCGAAACGGCAGCCGCCGAAATCGAAGCCGCTTACGACAAGGCCCGCCTCGTGGCGCTTGTCCATGCCGGAGGCCGCGACAATGGGTGA
- a CDS encoding methylenetetrahydrofolate reductase C-terminal domain-containing protein: MGEPVLVDPGPPKKGNAAPAAKAKTGAFTPAGVSPNRRARRSYTIRLWAVRNSRFLEWFYRNFASAFLFLHPVWKKLGYNRVETPVTFVERNVKGLLFDCRMCGQCVLSSTGMSCPMNCPKQLRNGPCGGVRANGNCEVEPDMPCVWVQAWNGSRNMVAGDAILKVQKPVNQSLRETSSWLRVTAEAAAEREKNTAKEA; encoded by the coding sequence ATGGGTGAGCCCGTACTCGTCGATCCCGGCCCGCCGAAAAAGGGCAACGCCGCGCCAGCGGCCAAGGCGAAGACCGGCGCTTTCACGCCGGCCGGCGTCTCGCCCAACCGCCGCGCCCGCCGCTCCTATACGATCCGACTCTGGGCTGTGAGGAATTCCCGTTTCCTCGAATGGTTCTACCGCAACTTCGCCAGCGCCTTCCTCTTCCTCCACCCGGTCTGGAAGAAGCTCGGCTACAACAGGGTCGAAACTCCAGTCACCTTCGTCGAGCGCAATGTGAAGGGCCTGCTCTTCGACTGTCGCATGTGCGGCCAATGCGTCTTGTCCTCGACCGGCATGTCCTGCCCGATGAACTGTCCCAAGCAGTTGCGCAATGGCCCCTGCGGCGGTGTGCGCGCCAATGGCAATTGCGAGGTCGAGCCCGACATGCCCTGCGTCTGGGTCCAGGCCTGGAACGGCTCGCGCAACATGGTCGCTGGCGACGCGATCCTGAAAGTGCAGAAGCCGGTCAACCAGTCGCTGCGCGAGACATCGTCATGGCTGCGCGTGACGGCAGAAGCCGCTGCAGAACGCGAAAAGAACACGGCAAAGGAAGCCTGA
- a CDS encoding methylenetetrahydrofolate reductase, translated as MAHIDENPLGVHLPLDPLPGHSSLGRLERVLRRGEFAVTAELNPPDSADPEDVYERAKIFDGWVDGINAVDASGANCHMSSVGICALLTRMGYAPIMQIACRDKNRIAIQGDVLGAAAMGVANIMCLTGDGVQAGDQPGAKPVFDLDCMSLLETVRTMRDESKFLSGRKLTSPPKVFLGAAINPFAPPYDFRPYRLGKKIEAGAQFVQSQYCFDVPMFRDYMAKVRDLGFHEKCYILVGVGPLASAKTAKWIRSNVPGIHIPDHVIARLEGAADQKKEGKQLCIDIINEVKEIEGVSGVHVMAYRQEEYVAEIVHESGILKGRRPWKREHARADDIAAERMREIGADPVQDQQTLAGLAANTQTH; from the coding sequence ATGGCCCATATCGATGAAAATCCGCTTGGGGTTCACCTTCCGCTCGACCCCCTGCCCGGCCATTCCTCGCTCGGCCGTCTGGAGCGTGTGCTCCGTCGCGGCGAATTCGCCGTCACGGCCGAACTCAACCCGCCCGACAGCGCCGATCCGGAAGACGTCTACGAGCGGGCCAAGATCTTCGACGGCTGGGTCGACGGCATCAACGCGGTCGACGCATCCGGCGCCAACTGCCACATGTCTTCCGTCGGCATCTGCGCGCTGCTCACCCGCATGGGTTATGCCCCGATCATGCAGATCGCCTGCCGCGACAAGAACCGTATTGCCATCCAGGGCGACGTTCTCGGTGCCGCCGCCATGGGTGTCGCCAACATCATGTGCCTGACCGGCGACGGTGTGCAGGCCGGTGACCAGCCGGGTGCAAAGCCCGTCTTCGACCTCGACTGCATGTCGCTTCTGGAAACCGTCCGCACCATGCGCGACGAATCGAAATTCCTCTCCGGCCGCAAACTGACCAGCCCGCCCAAGGTCTTCCTCGGTGCCGCCATCAACCCCTTCGCGCCCCCTTACGACTTCCGCCCATATCGCCTCGGCAAGAAGATCGAAGCCGGCGCGCAATTCGTCCAGAGCCAGTACTGCTTCGACGTGCCGATGTTCCGCGACTACATGGCGAAGGTCCGCGACCTCGGCTTCCACGAGAAATGCTACATCCTCGTCGGCGTCGGCCCGCTCGCCTCGGCCAAGACGGCCAAGTGGATCCGCTCCAACGTGCCGGGCATCCACATTCCCGATCATGTCATTGCCCGCCTGGAAGGCGCTGCCGACCAGAAGAAGGAAGGCAAGCAGCTCTGCATCGACATCATCAACGAGGTGAAGGAGATCGAGGGCGTCTCCGGCGTGCATGTCATGGCCTATCGCCAAGAGGAATATGTCGCCGAAATCGTGCATGAATCCGGCATCCTCAAGGGTCGCCGGCCCTGGAAGCGCGAACATGCCCGCGCCGATGACATCGCTGCCGAGCGCATGCGTGAAATCGGCGCCGATCCGGTTCAGGACCAGCAGACGCTCGCAGGCCTTGCCGCCAACACCCAGACCCATTGA
- a CDS encoding methyltetrahydrofolate cobalamin methyltransferase has translation MTRTIVASATKEIIIGFDQPFCVIGERINPTGRKKLAAEMIEGNFDTVIKDALEQVAAGATMLDVNAGVTSVNPNETEPGLLVKTMEIVQGLVDVPLAIDSSVTAAIEAALKVAKGRPLINSVTGEEEKLEAILPLCAKYNVPVVAISNDETGISQDPDVRFAVAKKIVERAMDYGIKPHDIVVDPLVMPIGAIGSAGLQVFALVRRLREELKVNTTCGLSNISFGLPHRHGINAGFIPMVIGAGMTSAIMNPCRPQEMEAVRAANVLNGTDENCYNWIKTYRDYKPAEGGGHAAPAASPASASTGGGRRGGRAARVGGGAASE, from the coding sequence ATGACCCGCACCATCGTCGCATCCGCCACCAAGGAAATCATCATCGGTTTCGACCAGCCCTTCTGCGTCATCGGCGAGCGCATCAACCCCACGGGTCGCAAGAAGCTCGCAGCCGAAATGATCGAGGGCAATTTCGACACGGTTATCAAGGACGCGCTGGAACAGGTCGCAGCCGGCGCCACCATGCTCGACGTCAATGCCGGCGTCACCTCCGTCAATCCGAACGAGACTGAGCCTGGCCTTCTGGTCAAGACCATGGAAATCGTCCAGGGCCTCGTCGACGTGCCGCTCGCGATCGATAGCTCCGTCACCGCCGCCATCGAGGCGGCGCTCAAGGTCGCCAAGGGCCGCCCGCTGATCAATTCGGTCACCGGTGAGGAAGAAAAGCTCGAAGCCATCCTGCCGCTCTGCGCCAAATACAATGTGCCGGTCGTTGCCATCTCCAACGACGAAACCGGAATTTCCCAGGATCCGGACGTACGCTTTGCCGTCGCCAAGAAGATCGTCGAGCGCGCCATGGATTACGGCATCAAGCCGCATGACATCGTCGTCGACCCGCTGGTCATGCCGATCGGCGCCATCGGCTCGGCCGGCCTGCAGGTCTTCGCCCTCGTCCGCCGTCTCCGCGAAGAGCTGAAGGTCAACACCACCTGCGGCCTCTCCAACATCTCCTTCGGCCTGCCCCATCGCCACGGCATCAATGCCGGCTTCATCCCGATGGTCATCGGTGCAGGCATGACGTCGGCCATCATGAACCCCTGCCGCCCGCAGGAAATGGAAGCCGTCCGCGCCGCCAATGTCCTCAATGGCACCGACGAGAATTGCTACAACTGGATCAAGACCTATCGCGACTACAAGCCCGCCGAAGGCGGCGGCCACGCAGCCCCTGCCGCATCCCCAGCCTCCGCCTCCACCGGCGGCGGCCGCCGCGGCGGCCGTGCTGCGCGTGTCGGTGGCGGTGCTGCGTCGGAGTGA
- a CDS encoding BrnT family toxin produces MQEIEQVFSRTPSVYPDPTVGEDRKRAIGTTAEGRYVFVVFTLRESELGILIRPISARYMHEREIRRYEQR; encoded by the coding sequence ATGCAGGAAATCGAGCAGGTGTTCTCGAGAACGCCATCGGTCTACCCCGACCCCACGGTTGGTGAAGACCGGAAGCGCGCCATCGGGACAACTGCGGAAGGCAGATACGTCTTCGTCGTCTTCACCTTGCGCGAAAGCGAGCTCGGAATTCTGATCCGACCGATTAGCGCGCGTTACATGCACGAACGGGAGATTAGGCGTTATGAACAACGGTAA
- a CDS encoding BrnA antitoxin family protein → MNNGKGKQMPVLHSDEEAEAFVETADLSEYDLSGFKPVQFEFEKKSAQLNMRLPEALLSAIKAKAQERGIPYTRLIREVLEKTVAK, encoded by the coding sequence ATGAACAACGGTAAGGGCAAGCAGATGCCGGTCCTGCATTCCGATGAAGAGGCGGAAGCCTTCGTCGAAACTGCAGACCTCTCCGAATACGATCTGTCCGGCTTCAAACCCGTCCAGTTCGAGTTCGAAAAGAAGTCGGCACAACTGAACATGAGACTGCCGGAAGCCCTGCTTTCGGCGATCAAGGCAAAGGCTCAGGAAAGGGGTATTCCCTACACCCGCCTGATCCGCGAAGTGCTCGAAAAGACGGTGGCCAAGTAA